A single Denticeps clupeoides chromosome 7, fDenClu1.1, whole genome shotgun sequence DNA region contains:
- the mrps25 gene encoding small ribosomal subunit protein mS25: MPMKGRFPIRRTLEYLQKGDIVFKNSVKIMTVNYVTNGKLSDGARKFVFFKVPQIQYKNPWVQIVMLKNMTPSPFLTFYLNDGEEVLVDVEGKDYKEISQLVRKILGKSDEALQAEAQQESANPANFGPKKYCLKQCMSEVEGQVPHPGLVPLPKEMRGKYRAQLASAAQD; this comes from the exons ATGCCTATGAAAGGGAGGTTCCCCATTAGGAGAACCCTGGAATATCTGCAGAAGGGCGACATCGTGTTTAAGAACTCGGTGAAGATCATGACGGTGAATTATGTTACGAACGGGAAGCTGAGCGATGGAGCAag AAAGTTTGTGTTCTTCAAAGTGCCTCAGATCCAGTACAAGAACCCGTGGGTGCAGATAGTGATGCTGAAGAACATGACCCCGTCGCCCTTCTTGACGTTTTATCTCA ATGACGGGGAGGAGGTTCTGGTGGACGTGGAGGGAAAGGATTACAAGGAAATATCACAGCTGGTGCGCAAGATTCTGGGCAAATCGGA TGAGGCGCTGCAGGCCGAGGCCCAGCAGGAGTCGGCGAACCCGGCCAACTTTGGTCCCAAGAAGTATTGCCTGAAGCAGTGTATGAGCGAGGTGGAGGGGCAAGTACCTCACCCCGGCCTTGTACCCCTGCCCAAAGAAATGAGGGGCAAATACCGAGCACAACTGGCGTCTGCCGCACAAGACTGA
- the rbsn gene encoding rabenosyn-5 gives MASGYPPSLEGPVEVKEGFLCPLCLKDLQSFYQLQDHYEEEHSEDVRHVPGQLKSLVQKVKKAKDKLLKQDGDDRNESSYESFYCGGVDPYMWEPQELGATRSHLDIFKKHRAARIDHYVIEANKRIIRLEKLTSFDRTNMDAGKIRAMEKSVVSWVNDSDVPFCPDCGGKFNIRNRRHHCRLCGSIMCSKCMEFIPLPVAYKLTSGTREALCVPAGSPGQTQPPGAAGPAGQPASRRGSITSLSSVSSVLEEKDDDRIRCCRHCMDALLKQQEKLEEKDHVPDIVKLYEKLRLCMDQVNKKAPEYIRMAESLNAGETAYNLDIAGGLRTEVQKYYELIDALSKKILTLGMKEDPQPHPKTLQLQRMVRYTATLFIQEKLLGLMSLPTKEKYEELKEKWKEEQERRLQQERQAASEAQKRRSELEKNRPRLAANGDARPARITKGVGWLPSSDAVHRGGGELDDPLLQQISNIESFLRQARAAGRLDEVATLEDNLRQLLDEYDLQQTSHAILLSQQLAQEESLQQEPRQRSRNPGFAVQGGEDGDDDDEEQQRDVRSKHSESPKMQTLAIKSFPPLGESPPTTDAPSLNPFDEEDSTPLEEERSNPFTEEIQKEQASATPRDKREYNPFEEEEDASTWEVGANPFEEDDDDDEEDDDEFGTGNPFQEGPGHAHTASTNPFDDDNDASVSYEVIEEELLLQQIDNIRAYIFDAKRSGRSDEVELLAENLRDLQRTLQEQKRKPR, from the exons ATGGCGTCCGGCTACCCGCCTTCTTTGGAGGGCCCGGTGGAGGTGAAGGAGGGCTTCCTGTGCCCTCTGTGTCTGAAAGATCTGCAGTCGTTTTACCAGCTGCAGGACCACTACGAGGAGGAGCACTCGGAGGACGTCCGCCACGTCCCCGGCCAGCTGAAGA GCCTGGTTCAAAAGGTTAAAAAGGCCAAAGACAAGCTGCTGAAACAGGACGGAGATGACCGGAACGAAAGCAGCTACGAGTCCTTTTACTGCGGAGGAGTGGACCCGTACATGTGGGAGCCACAGGAATTGG GCGCAACCAGGAGCCACCTGGACATCTTCAAAAAACACAGAGCTGCTAGAATCGACCACTATGTCATCGAGGCCAACAAGCGCATCATCCGACTTGAAAAG ctCACGTCTTTTGACAGGACCAACATGGACGCTGGAAAAATAAGAG CCATGGAAAAGTCCGTGGTGTCCTGGGTGAACGACTCTGACGTGCCCTTCTGTCCCGACTGCGGGGGGAAGTTTAACATTCGGAATCGCCGCCACCACTGCCGGCTGTGCGGCTCCATCATGTGCAGCAAGTGCATGGAGTTCATTCCCTTGCCGGTAGCAT ATAAGCTGACGAGTGGAACTCGGGAGGCGCTGTGCGTCCCGGCGGGCAGCCCGGGCCAGACGCAGCCCCCCGGCGCGGCGGGTCCTGCGGGGCAGCCGGCCTCACGGCGAGGCAGCATCACCAGCCTCAGCTCGGTCAGCTCTGTGCTGGAGGAGAAGGACGACGACCGCATCCGCTGCTGCCGCCACTGCATGGACGCGCTGCTGAAGCagcaggagaagctggaggagaaggacCATGTGCCTGATATAGTCAAACTTTACGAG AAGTTAAGGCTGTGCATGGATCAGGTGAACAAGAAAGCCCCAGAGTACATCCGCATGGCAGAGTCTCTCAA TGCTGGTGAGACGGCGTACAACCTGGACATTGCCGGCGGCCTCAGGACTGAGGTGCAGAAATACTACGAGCTGATTGATGCACTCAG caaGAAGATCCTCACACTAGGGATGAAGGAGGATCCACAGCCCCACCCAAAAACCCTTCAGCTGCAGAGGATGGTGCGGTACACAGCCACGCTGTTTATCCAG gagaagctgctgggcCTGATGTCTCTTCCTACCAAGGAGAAGTACGAGGAGCTTAAGGAGAAATGGAAGGAGGAGCAAGAGCGGAGACTGCAGCAGGAGAGACag GCTGCTTCAGAGGCACAGAAGCGGCGGTCTGAGTTGGAGAAAAACCGGCCGCGGCTAGCGGCTAACGGCGATGCCCGACCCGCGCGAATCACGAAGGGCGTGGGCTGGCTGCCGTCGTCCGACGCCGTGCACAGGGGCGGTGGGGAGCTGGACGACCCGCTGCTGCAGCAGATCAGCAACATCGAGTCCTTCCTGCGGCAGGCGCGGGCGGCGGGACGCCTGGACGAGGTGGCCACGCTGGAGGACAACCTGCGGCAGCTCCTGGACGAATATGACCTTCAGCAGACCAGCCATGCCATCCTGCTCTCCCAGCAGCTGGCCCAGGAGGAGAGCCTGCAGCAGGAGCCGCGCCAGCGAAGCCGCAACCCCGGGTTCGCAGTCCAAGGCGGAGAAGACGGAGACGACGACGATGAGGAGCAGCAACGGGACGTCCGGTCCAAGCACAGCGAGTCGCCGAAAATGCAGACACTGGCGATAAAGAGCTTTCCTCCCCTGGGGGAGTCTCCTCCCACCACCGACGCGCCCTCGCTCAACCCGTTCGATGAGGAGGACTCCACGCCGCTGGAGGAAGAGCGTTCCAACCCGTTCACGGAAGAGATCCAGAAGGAGCAGGCTTCAGCCACGCCCAGGGACAAGAGAGAATACAACCCTttcgaggaagaggaggacgctTCAACGTGGGAGGTGGGCGCAAACCCGTTTGAGgaagacgacgacgacgacgaagaggatgatgatgagTTTGGCACAGGTAATCCATTTCAGGAGGggcctggccacgcccacacggCCTCCACCAATCCGTTCGACGATGACAATGACGCGTCGGTGTCGTACGAGGTGATCGAGGAGGAACTCCTGCTGCAGCAGATCGACAACATCCGCGCGTACATTTTTGACGCCAAGCGCAGCGGCCGCAGCGACGAGGTGGAGTTACTGGCCGAGAACTTGCGAGATCTGCAGCGCACCCTGCAGGAACAGAAGAGGAAGCCACGTTAA